The Agrobacterium tumefaciens genome contains the following window.
TTTGATACTCGCAAGCCTTAAATCGACTTGACGTTAAGCCGGTATCTCTCGTGTGATGGTGCGTGCGTGGCCGAATGCGCCACGTGTACCGCAGATGTGCGCCGCATATTGCGCTCCGTCGCTGGCGGCGTCCTTAAGCGATGCTCCAGTCAGCACGCGGCACACGAGCCGGCTGAGAAACGCGTCTCCAGCCCCAAGCGTGTCAACTGCATCGACCGGAACCGCAGGCGCAAAGAGCACATTGCCCTTGTGGCAAACCGTAGCGCCCCGAGCCCCTTGCGTTACAGTCACGAGCTCGACGCCTGCCGAAAGGGCCGTGTCCAGAACGTGTTTCACTTCATCATCGCTGGCATTCGATCTGGAGAACGCCGCCACCTTGACGTAGGGCAAGACGTCTGCGGCATAATCCAGACTGCGATCGGAGAAGTCGAAGGAGATCGCAACGCGCTCCCTGATCTCAGGGAGCTGACTATCAAGCTGGCTCGTTTCCCCGGTGTGAGCAAGGTCGAAGCCGGCCAGATATTCGAGATCGGCACTGTCGAGTTTGAACATCGAAACGCCTTTCTCGCACAGACCCCAGACGCGATTGTTGCCGTCGTCATCCATGTGCACCGTTGCGAAAGCGTTCGGCCCCTCCTTGACTCGCAGACGTGTGAGTTCAACACCCTCCGCCTGCAAGCTGGATCGAATGAGATCGCCATGGGAATCGGTGCCAATGACACCGAGATAAGCGGCACTTAGTCCACTGCGCTGGGCGTGGACGGCAAAGTTTACCGCGTTGCCGCCCGGGAACATGAGCTTCTGATTGAAATACCGGTCGACAACATTGTCACCCACGCCACAAACACGCATTTGACGACCTCAGTAAGTTGTTTTGAACATGTATCGGCGATCGTTTAGGTCGTGACCTGTGACGGCTTGATAGTGCTCGGCCAGTCGCCTAGACAATGTCGAAAGGAGAAGAGGCGTAATTTCCCCGCGCACCGACGCTGGAACGCCTGGAAGGCTATAGTCCTTCGAGTCCACGACACGGCAGCGCTGGGTGTTCTTGGTAAGAAATGTCTCGACCCGATCGATTATGGCGCGGGTATCGTCCTCGCCCTTGAACAGGAGGACAGGGGTATCAGGCTGAACGACTTCAAAAGCACCATGCAGGAACTCGTTGGCGTTGAACCACGAGGCGTGCTTCCACTGCATTTCCATGAGGTAGCACATGGCGAAGCCATAGCCGGCGCCCTGATTGGGACCAGCGGAGAGCACATAGGTGAGGGGTTCGGAACCGAAGGCGACCGCCGTTTCGTGAAGATTAGCCTCAGCTTCTTCGATCGCCTTTTCAAAAGCAGCAGGAACGGCCGCATAAGCCTGTTCGATTGCCGCATAGTCGAGTTCGGCGCCGGTTTCTCGAAGGAGGGCCGTCACCACCATGCCGACGAGCAATTGCTTCGGCGCCAGAATGGTCCGGTCGCTATTGTAGGTAAACACGTCATCGCACTCGGCAGCGAGCGGTGTCGTCTCATTCTTGGTAAATCCGATGACACGGGCGCCGACTGAACGGCAATGGCGAGCTGCCTCGATCGTTTCTTTCGTCGTACCATTATGTGAGGCGACGAGAACGACGGAATCTGCGGAGAGCAGTGCCGGCGAACGGCGGTTGAACTCTTCACTGTTGAAGTGGAAGGTCGGGATTTTCGCGCTGCGATCGCACCTGTAGGCAGCCGCCGAGAAGTCATTGTACGAACCGCCGCAGCCGATCAGGAAAATATTTCGCGCGCCCTTTGCAGCCGCTTTGACAACCTCTGCGATCCTTTCTCGCTGGGTCAGGGCCGCTTCGATGGTGCTGCGGAATTCGGGATCGGGAGAGACGAGATTTGGGTAGTTGGTCATCATGCTTCGCTTTCTGAGTTGAGACTGTGAGCGCGCTCTCATGTGACACCGGTCTCACAATTTTGGGCGTGCTGTCAAGTGTTTTGTTAGATACTCATTCTCTGCTATTGACGATGGGACGAGCGAAAATGCGGACAATCAAATGAAGACAAGTGAACGCGCGAACTCTCAGCCGACAGTGAGCGACGTTGCGCGCGCAGCCGGGGTTTCGCGCGCAACGGCAGCGCGGGTGCTGGGCGGATATGGGTACGCCGGATCGGAGGCGCGCGAACTGGTTCTCGATGCGGCCAAACGGCTGGCTTATCAACCGAACCAACTCGCTCGAAGTATGGCGACCGGCCGCACCAAGACCATCGGTGTGGTGGTTGCCGATATCGAGAACCTGTATTTTGCAAGGGCTATCCGGGCGATTACGGATACTGCGAACGCGAACGGTTTCGATGTCGTTTTGGCAAACACCGACGAAAATGTTGAGCTCGAGCGCTCCGCAGTCCGGGTCATGCTGGCCAAACGAGTTGATGGATTGATTGTCTCACCAGCGTCAAGCGTCGACGTCGATCATCTCGTTGAAGCGCGTAACTTGGGTTGCCCGTTCGTACTTCTCGACAGGCGTGTGCCTGTTCTAAAGGCGGATACGGTTGCGATCGATAACTTTCCGGCGGCTCGTGAGGCGGTAGGGACGTTCGTCAGGTCAGGCCACAAGCGCATCGCGTTGGTCTCAAATTCAAGATTTGAAGGTGGTCAGAAGTATCTGACGTCACCCGTTCGCGAGCGCTTGGAGGGCTACAAGGCTGCGCTTCACGACGCGGGAATCCAGAACGACCCAAAGCTTGCCCTCTTCGGCGGCGGCAATAATGAACAGCTTGCGCAAAAGCTGCGCAAGCTTTGCCAAAGCGATGAGCGCCCAACCGCATTCCTGGCGGTGACAAGCGCGGTAGCCTTGGTGATCCTTGGTGTTTTAAGAGACGTTGGCCTGAGCGTTCCCGATGACGTGTCTCTGATATGCTTTGAGAATGCGGATTGGACGGTTGCCGTTACTCCTCCCCTGACCGTCATCGCGCAACCGATAAAAGAACTGGCATCAGCGGTGACCGAACGACTCATTGCTCGGCTTCAGGGCGATCTAAAGAGCCAGGCCAAAGAGACCCTGCTTTCGGCGACGCTGATTAGCCGTGGCTCGGTTAGCATCCCGCAGCTTTTCGAAAGCAGGGGACGCGACACGGGTAATACGCCGCCGTCCACCTCCTGATCCTTGCACAATTGATTGCTCGCAAGCCGACGCTTGAACACTCTTGACAACAAGGTGAGAGCGGTCCCATATGAGAGCGGTATCAGTTTGCGATCACATCGCGTTCAATGATCCGAAGTTCAACTCTCCCGCCTGCGCTTACCCAGAACGGGAATATCAATCCGAAGGTGATTAAATGAAACTGCAAGGCAAAACCGCCGTCGTCACAGGCGCTGGCCGCGGCATTGGGCGTGCGACCGCCCTGGAGCTGGCCAAGGAAGGCTGCAATGTCGTCCTGGCTGCGATCGAACTCAACGAAGTCGAGGCAGTAGCTGCCGAGATCCGCGCAATCGGCCCCGAGGCACTGGCCGTGCGGACCGATGTGCAGCATAAATCCGAGGTAGATGCCTTGGCGAAAGCGGCGTTCGACCGGTTCGGCGCAGTCGATATTCTCGTGAACAACGCCGGCGTGGCGATCCATAACACCATCCCGAACATCAAGGAAGCTGATTGGGACTGGATGATGGCCATCAACCTAAAGGGCACGTTCCTATGCACACAAGCATTCTTCCAGCACATGTGCGATCGGCGTCATGGCCATATTATTAACGTCGTTTCGCGTGCTGGTAAGGTCGCCTCCGCCAAGTTCGGCGCTTACGCTGCTTCGAAATTTGGAATGCTTGGATTCACCCAGACCACGGACCAGGAAGGTATTGAGTTCGGCGTTAAGGCAACGGCGGTTTGCCCAGGTGCCGTTGATACCCAGCAGCGCTCCGATAATCACATCGATGACCGTTCGCAACTGCTCCAGCCCGAGGACGTTGCAGAGTACATTGCGTTCATCGTCACCAGGCACGACCGCGTCTACATCGGTGAAGTGTCACCGATCGCACAGCAACTAAAACCACTTCCGGGCAGCGGCTGGCTCAAGCCAGGCATTTAAATATTCTGGCGTCGTAGGGTAATCAGATGTCCGTTCATACCACCATTCAAGCTGTGACAGGCCGCATAGCGGCACGAAGCGCGCAATCGCGTCAAAATTATCTTGAGCTTATCGAGGCGCAGAGAAAGGGTGGCGTACATCGTTCCGCGCTGTCTTGTGGCAACCTGGCTCACGGCTTCGCCGCATGCTCGTCGTCCGAAAAGGCGATGCTGAGCGGATCGGAAGCACTGAATCTTGGCATTGTCACCTCCTATAATGACATGTTGAGCGCCCATCAGCCCTACGGCACCTATCCGGACATCATCAAGGCTGCAGCCCACGCGGTGGGCGCGACTGCGCAGATCGCTGGTGGTGTGCCGGCAATGTGTGACGGGGTCACGCAGGGGCAGCCTGGAATGGACTTATCGTTATTTAGCCGTGACGTGATCGCGATGTCCACCGCGATCGCGCTCAGCCATAATATGTTCGATGCTGCGGTATACCTTGGGGTCTGCGACAAGATCGTTCCAGGGCTTCTTATCGGAGCGCTGTCCTTCGGCCATCTTCCTGCGGTCTTTGTACCGGCAGGCCCCATGACATCGGGCCTCTCGAATGATGAGAAAGCGCGCATTCGCCAGCTTTCATCGGAGGGTAAGATCGACCGCGCGCGGTTGCTCGACGCCGAGGCGAAGTCTTATCATTCGCCTGGCACATGCACCTTCTACGGCACTGCGAACTCCAACCAGATGCTCATGGAAATTATGGGGCTTCATATCCCGGGTTCGAGCTTCGTCAACGCGAACACATCCTTGCGCGAAGCCCTCACCCGTGAGGCAACTCGTCGTGCGCTTTCGCTGACAGCCGGAGGAAAAAACTATACACCGATCGGTCACATCATCGATGAGAGGTCGATTGTAAACGGTATTGTGGGATTACTTTCGACCGGCGGCTCCACAAATCATACGCTTCACATCATCGCAATTGCACAAGCAGCCGGACTGCATGTCACCTGGCAAGACATGAGCGATCTCAGCGATGTTGTGCCACTTCTAGCGCGTGTCTATCCAAATGGCTCTGCCGACGTGAACCATTTCCACTCCGCCGGAGGCATGGGCTTTCTAATCCGCGAATTGATCGACGGCGGCTTCCTGCACGAGGACGTCGATACGATCTGGGGAAGAGGTCTTCGAAAATATGCGGTCACACCAGGGCTAGAGGGTAACGAGGTGGTGTTTCACCGGACATCCCTGGCGTCGAGTAATCCAAAGGTGCTTGCGCCGGTCAGCCACGCATTCTCCCCGAACGGTGGATTGAAGTTGCTGTCGGGCAATATTGGCAAGTCAGTCATCAAGGTCTCTGCCGTCAAGCCGGAGAACCGCGTCATCGAAGCGCCAGCACGTGTATTCCATGCTCAGGAAGAGCTTCAGCAAGCGTTCCGCAACGGTGAACTCGATGGCGATCTTATTGCCGTCGTCCGGTTCCAGGGGCCGAGATCAATCGGCATGCCCGAACTCCACAAACTCACTCCGGCGCTTGGTGTATTGCAAGATCGAGGCTTCAAGGTTGCATTGGTCACCGACGGACGGATGTCGGGTGCCTCGGGCAAGGTTCCGGCCGCGATCCATATCACGCCGGAAGCTTCGGATGGCGGTGCTATTGCCAAAATTCGCGATGGCGACCTCATTAAGCTGGATGCCAACGTGGGCACATTGACTTTCCTCGGAGATGAGGAGGAGTTCCACGCGCGTCCGGCCATAAGCCACGATCTTCGGTCGCAACAGCATGGCACTGGTCGCGAGCTTTTCGCTCGCTGTCGATCGTTGGTCAGCTCAGCTGATCAAGGCGCCAGTATTCTCGGTAGCTTTTAGTCGAATTCACGAGGAGGAAAACTATGGAGTATCGCTTATTAGGGCGTTCAGGCCTCAAGGTGTCGACCTTGACTATTGGTACGATGACCTTTGGTGGCGTCGGCTGGGCAAAAACTGTCGGCGATCTTGGCGTACCAGAGGCGAAGCGACTTGTGGATCTCTGCCTTGATGCCGGGGTCAACTTGATCGACACGGCCGATGTCTATTCCGACGGCAAGTCCGAAGAGATTGTCGGCGATATTCTCGGCGGAAAGCGCAAAGGCAGCACGTTGATCGCCACAAAAGCGCGCTTTAACATGGGGCCGGGTCCGAACGACGGGGGTCTGTCGCGTCAATATCTGATCGCAGCGTGTGAGGCGAGCCTGAAAAGGCTGAAGACCGACGTCATCGACCTTTACCAGGTTCACGAATGGGATGGGCAGACACCATTGGAAGAAACGATGGAAGCCCTCGATACCCTCGTTCGCCAAGGGAAGGTCAGATACATCGGCTGCTCGAATTTCACGGGCTGGCAGATCATGAAGGCGCTCGGCGTCAGTGAGAAGGATAAACGTCAGCGTTTTGTAAGCCAGCAGATCCATTACACCCTCGAAGCGCGCGATGCCGAATATGAACTGTTGCCGATTTCCGTCGACCAGGGCATCGGCGTGCTTATCTGGAGCCCGCTTGCGGGCGGCCTGCTTTCCGGAAAGCACCGCCGCGACCGAGCGGCTCCAGAAGGCAGCCGCCAGTTTGCTGGCTGGACCGAGCCGCCGATCCGCGACGAAAACCGCCTCTGGAATATCGTTGATACGCTGGTATCGATTGCTGAGGGCCGCGGCGTTTCTGCGGCTCAGGTTGCACTGGCTTGGCTGTTGGGCCGCAAGGTTGTTACCTCAGTTATCATCGGTGGACGAACTGAGGCGCAGTTTAAAGACAATCTCGCGGCTGCTGATCTGAAGCTTTCGAACGAAGAACGAGAACGGCTCGATGAGGTCAGTATTCCCCCCTTGCTCTATCCTTACTGGCACCAGCGCAACAATGCAGCAGACAGGCTGAGTGAGGCAGATCTCGAATTGCTCTCACCTCATCTGAGGAAGAAGTCTTAATGGGTCTGGAGCAGGCGCCTGCTGTCTGGCCACACTTTCTTCCGTTGCGTCACGTCGCCCGGGATGGAGGTACCCCCTGCATGCCGAAAAATGTCTAAGACGAGGGAATTTCAATTTTCGTGAAAGATGACAATCAATGTCAGGACCGCAGCATCGCCCAAGATGATACGCCCGAAACTAAGAATTTCATCGCTGAAAAAGGTCGCGGAAGTGCTGCTCCGACGATAGCCGATGTTGCGCGCGCATCGGGTGTCTCGCGCGCGACGGCTGCGAGGGTTCTCGGTGACTATGGCTATGTCCGTGCGCAAACGCGGCAACTGGTTCAGGAGGCTGCCACGAGCTTGGCGTATCAACCCAATCAGCTTGCAAGAAGCATGGCCACCGGTCGCAGTAAGACAATCGGTGTCGTGATAGCCGATATTGAGAACTTGTATTTTGCTCGGGCTATCCGAGCCATTACGGATACAGCTAGCTCACACGGTTTTGTCGTGATCCTGGCGACGACGGACGAGGATATTGAACTCGAGCGAGATGCGGTGCGCGTTCTCCTAGCGAAGCGCGTCGATGGATTGATCATTTCACCGACCTCAAGCAGTGAGGTAGAGCATCTTGTAAACGCGTCCGGGAGAGACTGTCCGATTGTTCTTCTGGACAGACGGGTCCCCGTGCTTTCCGCTGACACCTTCGCGATCGACAATTTCCGTGCAGCCTATGAGGCCGTGACCACACTCATCGGACGAGGCCACAGGAGTATCGCCCTAGTGTCAAACGCTCCAGCACATGGCGAGCAGCATTACCTCATTTCGTCGGTTCGCGAGCGCATCGACGGTTACCGCGCAGCTTTGCATGATGCTGAAATACCGATCGCTCCCGAACTGGTAGTTTTGGGCGGCTGGGATCCAGGCAATCTGGCGCAACAAGTGCGCGTGCTATGCAGTTCTTCAGATCGTCCTACTGCCTTTTTGGCTACAGACAGCTCGGTGGCCCTGGTTCTCCTCGAGGTCGTCCGGGAAATGAACCTTTCGATTCCCGACGATATTTCCCTCATTTGCTTCGATAATGCTGACTGGACCGCCGCGACCACTCCTCCGCTGACAGTGATTTCACAGCCCATAAAGGAGCTCGCGACCGCGGCCACGGAAGATCTGATCGCCCGTTTGAACGGTGAGGCTACCAACTCTGCAAAAGAGGTGCTTCTTCCAGCGACCCTAGTGGCGCGCGGTTCGGTTGGCGATGCCCCGTACTAAAGGAGGCAAAATCTCAGCACGGTAGCATTGTCAGAATGCTAACCGCCTGGCGTTGGACAGGCGGTGATATTTGTTCAGCGCCAGCAGCAGGAAGCTTTGCGTTCCGGCATTGGGTCATTCTGGTTTTGCTCGCAAGTCTTCAGAATTCGTGGCGTGGACCCGCCGATTGCGTCAAAATCGATTGGTCGAACGCTCACGTGACGCGGCCGTTGTGCTTCACAGCGTAGGTTGCTCACAACGACGCTACCTGATCAGGTTCACTGTGGCGCACCAAGATATTGGAAAAGAAATGGAACTCAGAAGCGTTTTGCAAAAATTCCGATTAGACGGAAAAGTCGCTTTGATAACAGGCGGAACGCGCGGCATAGGGCTGGCGGCTGCTCACGCTTTTGGTGAGGCTGGCGCCAAGCTTTACCTGAGTGCGCGTCGCGAGGAATATGAAGACGGCGGCAAGATACAGAGTTCGGGCTATGCCGTAACTTTTATTCCTGCTGACCTGACGACACGTGATGCGGCGACGGAGCTCGTCAATAAAGTTATAGAAGATGCTGGCAAAATAGACATTCTGGTCAATAATGCCGGCCTTGCGAACGGAGGTGACACGCCTCTATTTACTGAAGAACAATGGCGCGACGTGATGGCATTGAATGTCGACTCGGTGTTCTGGTGCTCGCAAGCTGTCATCAATTCAATGCGCGACACGGGAGGCGGCACGATTGTCAACGTTGGGTCGATGTCCGGGATCGTCTCAAATATTCCCCAGAATCAGGTTGCTTATAATAGCTCCAAAGCTGCGGTTCATATGATGACCAAAAGCCTCGCAAGCGAATTGGCCGAAGATAATATTAGGGTCAATGCTGTTGCTCCCGGTTATATCGAAACGATCATGTCACGAGCAGGTATGGAGCATCCTGTTCGGGGCCCAATCTGGCGTGAGATGACGCCGATGAAGCGCTTCGGCAAAGCCGAGGAGGTGGCAGCCGCGATCTTGTTCCTTGCCTCGGAGGCGTCTAGCTATGTGACTGGGGATATTCTCGTTGTAGACGGTGGCCACACGACGAGGTAGTTGTAAGCGGACCCGAAACTGTGGTCATCAGAATAAATTGGCCGCCGCAAGATGACCTCCGGCGGCCAGCATAATTTAATCGATTTTTGTGTTCTCGATACTGAAACCCGACTGGAACGTCAGGAACCCAGGCATGTTCGTGAAGCCCGTGACACCTTTCTTGACGGCATAGCTCTGCTCGCGCCACATGAAGTAGACGAGCGGTGACAACTCGAGGGCGCGATCGACGAATTCGTCGTAGATCTTTGCACGTTCGGCCTTGTCGACGGTGCTGCGGCCCTTGTCCAGGAGCTCGTTGATCTTGGCATCGTTGAAGTAAGGCGAGTTGTTGGTTCGGACGAGCTTGTCGCCACCGTAGTAGTAGTTGCTCAGCCAGTCCGCATCGGTGATCTCGCCAAGGCTTCCAAGCACGGTGAAGTCGTAGTCCCCATTGTTCGTCTTCGACATCCGGCTCGCCCAGTCCGGGAGGTCAAGCGTGACCTTGATCTCGATCTTCGCCAGTTCGGACTGGATCGCGATGGCGGTGTTCTGATGGAAGCTGTACTGCGAAGTCGCGAGCAGCCTCACGGTGAAGCCGTTAGGATACCCCGCCTTGGCTAGCAGCGCCTTTGCCTTCTCCGGATCATGCTTGAAGTAGTTGGCCTTCGCCTCGGAATACCCCATGTAGCCTTTTGGAATGGCGATGCCCCAGAGCGCCTGGCCCAATCCGTTGAATGCCGTGTTGATGATCACGCTACGATCGACGGCGTATGAGATCGCCTGACGGACCTCCGGCTTGGAGAACGGTTCGAACTTCGTGTTGAACTGCAACCCCATGAACGGACCGGTGTTGCGCAGAAGCTGTGTGCCGGGCCCCTTTTCCAGGTCCGCGGAGTCCTTCGCAGGAACATATTCGATCACGTCGACGTCACCGGATTTCAGCGCGTTCACGCGAGTGTTCTCGTCGCCATAGAATACGTAGTGAACTTCGTCGAGATCGGGCTTGCCCTTCTTGTAGTAGCCCGCGAACTTCTTGACGACGATTTCGCGGCCGCGCGTCCAGTTGACGAATTGGAACGGACCGGCACCGACTGGCGAGGCGGTGGGGTTCGCGGCATTCTTCTGGAGCCACGCAGCAGGCACGATCACGGATTCCGGAAGCGCCAGATAATCGACCAGAGCCATGGAGGGGCTGGACAGCGTGAGCTTCACTGTTTTCGCGTCCGGAGTCTCGATCTTCGAAATGATGGAAAGCTCGTTGCGGAATGCGGCTTTGCCCGCCGGATCGATCATCCGCTCCAGGGACGCTTTCACGTCTGCAGCGGTGACAGGCGAACCATCGTGGAAAGTCGCCTGTCGGAGATGAAAAGTAAATTCTTTTGCGTCAGGGCTGATGTCGTAGCTCTCGGCGAGTTCCGGCGAAATCTTGCCATCGATGCCGTAGTTGACGAGACCGCGATGGATCGCGAGCTTCACAGTTCGTCCAGACGTGCCCGGCTGGATCACTGTATCGAGCGAGGAAGGTTCGCTCGAAAGGCCGAAGTACAGAGTACCACCAGCGAGGGCTGTCGTCGCAGGGAGGCCAAGAAGGCCAGCCGCGACAGCGAGTTGAATGAGTCTTTTCATGCTGTTCCCTTTCCTAG
Protein-coding sequences here:
- a CDS encoding fructoselysine 6-kinase; protein product: MRVCGVGDNVVDRYFNQKLMFPGGNAVNFAVHAQRSGLSAAYLGVIGTDSHGDLIRSSLQAEGVELTRLRVKEGPNAFATVHMDDDGNNRVWGLCEKGVSMFKLDSADLEYLAGFDLAHTGETSQLDSQLPEIRERVAISFDFSDRSLDYAADVLPYVKVAAFSRSNASDDEVKHVLDTALSAGVELVTVTQGARGATVCHKGNVLFAPAVPVDAVDTLGAGDAFLSRLVCRVLTGASLKDAASDGAQYAAHICGTRGAFGHARTITREIPA
- a CDS encoding SIS domain-containing protein, with product MMTNYPNLVSPDPEFRSTIEAALTQRERIAEVVKAAAKGARNIFLIGCGGSYNDFSAAAYRCDRSAKIPTFHFNSEEFNRRSPALLSADSVVLVASHNGTTKETIEAARHCRSVGARVIGFTKNETTPLAAECDDVFTYNSDRTILAPKQLLVGMVVTALLRETGAELDYAAIEQAYAAVPAAFEKAIEEAEANLHETAVAFGSEPLTYVLSAGPNQGAGYGFAMCYLMEMQWKHASWFNANEFLHGAFEVVQPDTPVLLFKGEDDTRAIIDRVETFLTKNTQRCRVVDSKDYSLPGVPASVRGEITPLLLSTLSRRLAEHYQAVTGHDLNDRRYMFKTTY
- a CDS encoding LacI family DNA-binding transcriptional regulator, with the translated sequence MKTSERANSQPTVSDVARAAGVSRATAARVLGGYGYAGSEARELVLDAAKRLAYQPNQLARSMATGRTKTIGVVVADIENLYFARAIRAITDTANANGFDVVLANTDENVELERSAVRVMLAKRVDGLIVSPASSVDVDHLVEARNLGCPFVLLDRRVPVLKADTVAIDNFPAAREAVGTFVRSGHKRIALVSNSRFEGGQKYLTSPVRERLEGYKAALHDAGIQNDPKLALFGGGNNEQLAQKLRKLCQSDERPTAFLAVTSAVALVILGVLRDVGLSVPDDVSLICFENADWTVAVTPPLTVIAQPIKELASAVTERLIARLQGDLKSQAKETLLSATLISRGSVSIPQLFESRGRDTGNTPPSTS
- a CDS encoding SDR family oxidoreductase; its protein translation is MKLQGKTAVVTGAGRGIGRATALELAKEGCNVVLAAIELNEVEAVAAEIRAIGPEALAVRTDVQHKSEVDALAKAAFDRFGAVDILVNNAGVAIHNTIPNIKEADWDWMMAINLKGTFLCTQAFFQHMCDRRHGHIINVVSRAGKVASAKFGAYAASKFGMLGFTQTTDQEGIEFGVKATAVCPGAVDTQQRSDNHIDDRSQLLQPEDVAEYIAFIVTRHDRVYIGEVSPIAQQLKPLPGSGWLKPGI
- the edd gene encoding phosphogluconate dehydratase, with the translated sequence MSVHTTIQAVTGRIAARSAQSRQNYLELIEAQRKGGVHRSALSCGNLAHGFAACSSSEKAMLSGSEALNLGIVTSYNDMLSAHQPYGTYPDIIKAAAHAVGATAQIAGGVPAMCDGVTQGQPGMDLSLFSRDVIAMSTAIALSHNMFDAAVYLGVCDKIVPGLLIGALSFGHLPAVFVPAGPMTSGLSNDEKARIRQLSSEGKIDRARLLDAEAKSYHSPGTCTFYGTANSNQMLMEIMGLHIPGSSFVNANTSLREALTREATRRALSLTAGGKNYTPIGHIIDERSIVNGIVGLLSTGGSTNHTLHIIAIAQAAGLHVTWQDMSDLSDVVPLLARVYPNGSADVNHFHSAGGMGFLIRELIDGGFLHEDVDTIWGRGLRKYAVTPGLEGNEVVFHRTSLASSNPKVLAPVSHAFSPNGGLKLLSGNIGKSVIKVSAVKPENRVIEAPARVFHAQEELQQAFRNGELDGDLIAVVRFQGPRSIGMPELHKLTPALGVLQDRGFKVALVTDGRMSGASGKVPAAIHITPEASDGGAIAKIRDGDLIKLDANVGTLTFLGDEEEFHARPAISHDLRSQQHGTGRELFARCRSLVSSADQGASILGSF
- a CDS encoding aldo/keto reductase; the encoded protein is MEYRLLGRSGLKVSTLTIGTMTFGGVGWAKTVGDLGVPEAKRLVDLCLDAGVNLIDTADVYSDGKSEEIVGDILGGKRKGSTLIATKARFNMGPGPNDGGLSRQYLIAACEASLKRLKTDVIDLYQVHEWDGQTPLEETMEALDTLVRQGKVRYIGCSNFTGWQIMKALGVSEKDKRQRFVSQQIHYTLEARDAEYELLPISVDQGIGVLIWSPLAGGLLSGKHRRDRAAPEGSRQFAGWTEPPIRDENRLWNIVDTLVSIAEGRGVSAAQVALAWLLGRKVVTSVIIGGRTEAQFKDNLAAADLKLSNEERERLDEVSIPPLLYPYWHQRNNAADRLSEADLELLSPHLRKKS
- a CDS encoding LacI family DNA-binding transcriptional regulator, with the translated sequence MKDDNQCQDRSIAQDDTPETKNFIAEKGRGSAAPTIADVARASGVSRATAARVLGDYGYVRAQTRQLVQEAATSLAYQPNQLARSMATGRSKTIGVVIADIENLYFARAIRAITDTASSHGFVVILATTDEDIELERDAVRVLLAKRVDGLIISPTSSSEVEHLVNASGRDCPIVLLDRRVPVLSADTFAIDNFRAAYEAVTTLIGRGHRSIALVSNAPAHGEQHYLISSVRERIDGYRAALHDAEIPIAPELVVLGGWDPGNLAQQVRVLCSSSDRPTAFLATDSSVALVLLEVVREMNLSIPDDISLICFDNADWTAATTPPLTVISQPIKELATAATEDLIARLNGEATNSAKEVLLPATLVARGSVGDAPY
- a CDS encoding SDR family NAD(P)-dependent oxidoreductase → MELRSVLQKFRLDGKVALITGGTRGIGLAAAHAFGEAGAKLYLSARREEYEDGGKIQSSGYAVTFIPADLTTRDAATELVNKVIEDAGKIDILVNNAGLANGGDTPLFTEEQWRDVMALNVDSVFWCSQAVINSMRDTGGGTIVNVGSMSGIVSNIPQNQVAYNSSKAAVHMMTKSLASELAEDNIRVNAVAPGYIETIMSRAGMEHPVRGPIWREMTPMKRFGKAEEVAAAILFLASEASSYVTGDILVVDGGHTTR
- a CDS encoding ABC transporter substrate-binding protein, which gives rise to MKRLIQLAVAAGLLGLPATTALAGGTLYFGLSSEPSSLDTVIQPGTSGRTVKLAIHRGLVNYGIDGKISPELAESYDISPDAKEFTFHLRQATFHDGSPVTAADVKASLERMIDPAGKAAFRNELSIISKIETPDAKTVKLTLSSPSMALVDYLALPESVIVPAAWLQKNAANPTASPVGAGPFQFVNWTRGREIVVKKFAGYYKKGKPDLDEVHYVFYGDENTRVNALKSGDVDVIEYVPAKDSADLEKGPGTQLLRNTGPFMGLQFNTKFEPFSKPEVRQAISYAVDRSVIINTAFNGLGQALWGIAIPKGYMGYSEAKANYFKHDPEKAKALLAKAGYPNGFTVRLLATSQYSFHQNTAIAIQSELAKIEIKVTLDLPDWASRMSKTNNGDYDFTVLGSLGEITDADWLSNYYYGGDKLVRTNNSPYFNDAKINELLDKGRSTVDKAERAKIYDEFVDRALELSPLVYFMWREQSYAVKKGVTGFTNMPGFLTFQSGFSIENTKID